GACGAGGCGGGCGTCGAGGGGGATAGCCTTGTACCTCAAAGGATTCGTCGGGTCGAACACGATCGTCCCGGGGCTCAGTCTTTCGCCGTCAAGGACTATCACATCCTGTATGAAGGTGCCGTCGGGGGCGATCGCCCTCAGAAGCCTCTTCTTGTCCGGCAACGTTGCCTTCGCGACGTCGCTGGTGACCTTCAGCCTCGGGCGGCCATCCAGGCGGACGAGCTTGTACACTCCACCGAGCGCTCCCCCCCCTTCGCCGCAGCAGGTGGCGAGCCGCGTCCCGACCCCGTAGATGTCCACTCTCCCGCCGTCCTTTCGGACCGACTCGATGACGAATTCGTCCAGTTCGTTGGAGGCGACGATCTTCACCTGCGGGAATCCCGCCCGGTCCAGTACGGCGCGGGCCTCGCGGGAGAGAAAGGCGAGGTCGCCGGAATCGATGCGCACCCCCGCCAGTTCGTGCCCCTGGGCCCGGAGCTCGGCCGCCACCTTCACGGCATTCGGGATCCCGCTTTTCAGGGTGTCGTAGGTGTCGACGAGCAAGGTGCAGTTGTCGGGGAAGTGGCGGGCGTAGCTGCGGAAGGCGGAAAGCTCATCGGGAAAGGCCATGATCCAGCTGTGGGCGTGGGTGCCACGAACGGGGATCCCGAATTCCTTCGCGGCGAGAACGTTGCTGGTGCTGCGCACTCCGCCGACATATGCGCCGCGCGCGACTGAAAGCGCTCCATCCGGACCGTGAGCACGACGCAGTCCGAATTCGAGTACGGCGGCCCCTTGGGCAGCGCGGTTTATGCGCGCGGCCTTCGTGGCTACCAGAGTCTGGAAGTTGAGGATATTGAGAAGCGCCGTCTCGACAAATTGCGCCTCCGCGAGTCCCCCCTCCACGGTCAGGAGCGGCTCACCGGCAAAGACGGCGCTCCCCTCCGGAGGGGCGATGACGGTGCCGCGGAAGCGGAATCCTTTCAGATAGGAAATGAAGGCGGGTTTAAAGAGGTCGAGCCTTTCCAGGTAGCGCAGCTCGTCGTCGTCGAAGGCGAGGTTCTCCAGGTAGGAGAGGGCGGTATCCAGCCCCGCGAAGACGGCGTAGCCGCCGTTGAACGGGTTGTGGCGGAAGAAGAGGTCGAAGACGGCGGGAACCTCCTCCATCCCCTCTTCAAGATACCCCGCCACCATGGTGAGTTCATATAGGTCTGTGAGAAGTGGTGAGTAGCGCATGGCACCCCCGGAGGCGCTGCCGTGACGGTAGGGGGAAAGAGGGTGGAGCCGCGCGGCGCGCCGCAACCAGTCTACCACAGAAGCGCCTCCACACCCTTTCCCGATACGCTCCGGGGGCGCCGTGGTGAGGAGGTGCTACTCCTTGTGGTCGATGGCCTTCAGCAGGCGTCCGGCGAGGATCGGGTCGACGTCGCGCAGCAGGGCGTACTCGGTGAGCGCGCTCGTCCTCTCTCCGAGAAGGAGGAAGGCGAGGCCCCGCTTGTAGCGCGCGTTGGCATCCTGAGGCTGCAGCTCGAGCAGGGTGCCGAAGGTCTCGATGGAGCGCCTGAACTGTCCCGCCCGGAAATACACCTCGCCGAGGTTCGAGTACCCGAGGCTCAGGTCCGGGCTGAGCTTCAGGGAGCGCTCCAGTGCGTGGATGGCGCCGGGGTAATCTCCCGCCAGCGCGAGGTCGGTTCCGAAATTGAGCCAGCAAAGCGGGTTGCGAGGTTCTATCGAAAGGGCCATGCGGAAGGCCTCGGCGGCTTCCGGGTACATCCCTGCACTGTTCAGCGCAAGCCCGGAGAGATACCAGTCGGAGGCATCCCAGTACTCCTCTTGCTGCAGGACAGGATGGCTCGCCTGGCCCACTCCCGGAAACGCTTGCGTGGCCGGGACCATGGCGACAAAAAGGAGCGTCACCCACGGACGTTTCATCTCTTCTCTCCTTCGGCAGTGCGGTAGATTTACCTGCTTTAATTCTAGCATCCTTTTTCTTCACGGTCCTGTTGAAGTGTGCGGTCGTAAGGGACTGAAAGTTCATGGTTTGGGAGTTCGAGAGTGGGGTGGATCCGAGCGGGAAAGATGATGCTGATGAAACAGGAAGGAGTGTGCCGTCTCTGCTCCCGAAGCGGTACCAGAAGCGAAGTTGTGAGTGCTGAAAGGTGTGCCTGTTTTTTGTGCAGAATGCTACATGGTGCGCCTCTGGGCTACCCGGAGGGGATGATCACGCGTTTCCCACAGAGTTTTCCACAGCTTTTGTGGAAGAATCGAGCAACATGACAGGTTCGAGCGTGTAAGGTGCTGGAAATGTTACTATAAGCCGCGGTGGATAAATCGGGTACACCAGACAAAAAAAGACCCGTGACGGCCATTTCACGGGTCTTTTTCTTGTAGGCGTTATTTCGGAGGACTTTGTGCACCTGCGGTGAACTTCATCGTTCCGAAATAACGCCAGTCTTTTGGTGCTCCGGTATACCGTAGCGGGTGTTGGGGTAGCTGACCTCTGCTGCAACATTGCCCGTGAAGATGCTTTAGGCTTCCCTTTGGGTGCTAAGGGCTTGCTCACCACATCTGTACTCGGGAGACTTTCGGAAGAAAAGGTAGTCAGGGACCCAACCGATCGTTACTTGTATGCCAGAGCGCGTATCGCATGTTGCCATGCTTGGGAGTCATTCTAGCAGAGGCATAAATAGTGTCAACGGTAAAATGAGTATTTTTTTACCTTGAGTGTAAAGGAAGTGTAAAACCTTTTTAATTCCATTCGGAAGGGTTGGGGGGGAAGTGCGCGGGGCGGGAACCCTTCGTTTTTGCAGTCGAATTCCGGTCGGCTCCCCCTCTGCTGTCTACTATTTGTTTGACTTCACAGGGGGTGAAATGGTAATGAGTGAAGCCGCCGATTCCCATTAGAAGCGTCGACTCATACTGTTATGACCGCCCTGAGCAAGGGGCTCAGTAGTAAGCATCATGGAGGTGCAATGAATATCCTGGTAACCGGTGGCTGCGGCTTCATCGGCTCGAACTTCGTCCGCCTCTTGCTGGAAAGCGACCGGTCCTTCCGCCTTGTCAATCTGGACAAACTCACCTACGCCGGAAACCTCGGCAATCTCGCCGACCTCTCCGGCGACCCCCGCTACCGCTTCGTGAAGGGCGATATCTGCGACAGGGAAGTGGTCGACCGGATCATCGCAGAAGAGTCGATCGACAGGATCGTGCACTTTGCCGCCGAATCGCATGTGGACCGTTCCATCGACGGTCCCGCCGAGTTTGTGCGCACAAACGTGGTCGGCACCTTCACCCTCCTCGAGGCGGCCCGCAGCGCGTGGCTTGGCGGCGGGAAGGACGCCGGGGAGCGCCGCTTCCTGCACGTCTCCACCGACGAGGTCTACGGCTCCCTCGGGGAGACCGGGTATTTCACCGAGACCACCCCCTACGATCCGAGATCCCCTTACTCCGCCAGCAAGGCGTCCTCGGACCACCTGGTGAGCGCCTACTGCCATACCTACGCCCTTCCGGTCCTGATCACCAACTGCTCCAACAATTATGGGCCGCACCACTTCCCTGAGAAGCTCATCCCCCTCATCATCCTCAATGCCCTGAAGGGGCAGGAACTTCCCGTCTACGGCGACGGCAGCAACGTGCGCGACTGGCTCTACGTCGCCGATCACTGCCGCGCCATCCTCACGGTGCTGGAGCGCGGTGTCGTCGGCGAGACGTACAACATTGGCGGGAACAGCGAGAAACGGAATCTGGAGGTCGTCGAGACGGTGTGCGACATCCTGGACGAGGTCGCCCCCCCGCTGTCGGGAAACGCGCCGCGCCGCTCCCTGATCCGCTTCGTGAAGGACCGCCCCGGGCATGACCAGCGCTATGCCATCGACGCCGGTAAGATCCGGAACGATCTCGGGTGGACCCCTGAGGTGACCTTCGAGGAGGGGATCAGGCGCACCATCGACTGGTACCTCGCCAACCCCGAGTGGAGTGCCGCGATACTGAGCGGCAGCTACCAGGACTACTACAGCTCCATGTACAGCGAGCGGCTGCAGGAGAGGGGAGGGGAGTCAGCTGCGCCGGCGGGGTGAGGCCTCTCCCGCCGCGGCTGAAAGGGCGCTCCCCGAGGGCGGCGCCCGTCCACTATTGAAAAGTTTCCGCTTCGTGTGAGGGTGCGATGAAAGTTATAGCCACAGATATTCCCGACGTCCTGATCGTGGAGCCGCGAGTCTTCGGCGACGAGCGCGGCTATTTTTATGAGAGCTTCAACCAGCGTACCTGGGAGGAGCTGACCGGGCTGAAAACGGACTTCGTGCAGGACAACCATTCCCGCTCCACCAAAAACGTGCTGCGCGGCCTGCATTACCAGATCGAGCACTCCCAGGGGAAGCTCGTGCGCGCCACCCTCGGAGAGGTGTACGACGTGGCCGTCGATATCCGCCGCAGCTCCCCCACCTTCGGGAAGTGGGTGGGGGTGGTTCTCTCCGCCGAAAACAAGCGGCAGCTCTGGGTGCCACAGGGGTTCGCCCACGGATTCGTGGTACTTTCCGACGTCGCGGAGTTCCTTTACAAGACCACCGACTACTGGTTCGTGGAGCACGAGCGGACGATCATCTGGAACGACCCGGAGCTGGGGATCGAATGGCCCCTGGCGGGGGAGCCCGTTCTTGCGAAGAAGGACGCTGCCGGTCTCCCCTTCCGTGCTGCGGAGACTTACCCCTGATCGGTGGTAAGCGTCGGCGCCGCCCCCGCTGCTCCACAACGCGCTGAACCGATCCATTTCGTTGCACGCAGATGTTCACCCACTGTGAAGGAAAGCACATGAAGATCATTCTGCCGGTCGCCGGCAAAGGCACCAGGCTTCGCCCCCACACCCACACGAAAGCAAAGTCGCTGGTCCGCGTCGCAGGAAAGACGGTACTGGAACACATCGTCAGCCGCCTCCTGCCGCTGGAGCCGGAAGAGCTCATCTTCATCGTCGACGAGAACGGCAGCCAGATAAGCGATTTCATGGAGGAGAAGTTTTCCGCCGCCACCTGCCGCTACGTGGTTCAGCAAGAACGGAAGGGACCGGCCCACGCGGTGCATCTGGCCGCTCCCTTCGTCGCCCCCGGGGATGATCTTCTGGTCGTCTTCAACGACACCATCTTCGTCGCCGACCTTACCCTCATACCCTCCCTCTGCCGCGACTGCGACGGCCTGATATATTCGAAGGAGGTCGAGGACTACCAGCGTTTCGGCGTGAACGTGCTGCAGGAGGAGTTCATCGTCAACATGGTGGAGAAGCCGGAAACCCCCGTTTCGCGCCTTGCCCAGGTCGGCCTCTACTATCTGAAGGACGCCGCCTCCTTCATGGCTTTCCTTGCCGAGACAATCGCCGCGGGGGACATGGTGAAGGGGGAATTCTACCTCCCCTCCGTGTTCATGCGCATGATCGGCGCCGGGAGGAAGTTCAGGGCACCGGAGATCGATGCCTGGCTCGACTGCGGAAAACCGGAGACGCTCCTGGAGACGAACCGTTATCTCCTCGCAGGGTGGCACAGCTCCGAGGGGGAGGTGGTGAACTCCGTCCTCATCGAGCCGGTGCACGTGGAGAAGGGTGCGGTGGTACGCGATAGCATCATCGGGCCGCACGTCTCCATCGCGGCGGGAAGCGTCGTGGAGCACTCCATCATCCGGGAGTCGATCGTCAACAGCAACAGCGAGGTGCGCAACATGGTGCTGCACGATTCCATCCTCGGGGATGCAATCCAGCTTACCGGCTCCTCTCGCCGCCTCAATGTCGGGGACCACTCCATCATCGACATGCACGGCTAAAACCTCCAGCGCACGCGCCGGGGGGGAGAGGGGGGAGGAAGATTTTAATCCGATCCGCAGAATTCTCCCTACGCTATAAAGTAAAATGGAACGGCTGCCGATGAGCATGTGCAGGGACCCCCTCTTCAGGGGAACCGGAGGGTGCTTCCTTTTCAGAACCTTCCGCAGCATCTGTTTTTGATGGCGGCCCCAGTGGGCGCAATATTCGGAGGCAGGAATGGGTGTGGCGCTAAAGGATATACGGATACTTGTTGTAGATGACGAGCTCTTCTTCCGTCGGGTTCTCACCGACATGCTCACGAAGATGGGATTCACCGTCGTTGCGGAGGCTGCGGACGGCAACGAGGCAGTGGCAAAATTTCGCCAGTTTCGCCCGCACGTGACGATCATGGACATATATATGCCGGAGAAGAACGGGATCGAGGCGACGAGGGAGATGATCGCCCTGAACAGGAACGCCGCAGTCCTCGTATGCAGCGCCTCAGATTTCGACAGCGATACCCAGGCGGCCATCGACGTCGGTGCCAGGGGAACACTCATGAAGCCGTTCGCGCCGAAGGAAGTGTACCAGGGGATCGTAAAGGCACTCACCACGAAGAGGGAGTCCCCCTCGGGGTAGCCCCCCGGCAACGGCCTCCCCTCCATCGACAGCCAGAGTGAGCCTCATGTTCGCCATCATTCAGAACGACCCCGAAGTACCTGCCGGTTCCTGCACCGATCTGCTGCGCGCGGCAGGGGCGGAGGGGCGCACCTTCCTCCCCTGCGACAACGACCCCCTCCCGGACCCCGCCTCCCTCGGCGGCATCATCGTCCTCGGCGGAACGATGGGGGTGCACGAAAGGGAGGAATTTCCCTACCTCTCAGAGGTGGAGTCCTTCATGAAGGGGGCGTTGCGGCTCCGGGTCCCCCTGCTGGGGATCTGCCTCGGCGGCCAGCTCCTGGCGCACGCCTCCGGCGGCTCGGTCACCCCTCGTTCCCCCCACGGCGAGAAAGGTATCTGCCAGGTCTCCCTTACCTCCGGAGGGTGCGCCGACCCCCTCTTCTCCGGCGTTCCAGCGACCTTCACGACCTTCCAG
The DNA window shown above is from Geomonas sp. RF6 and carries:
- a CDS encoding nicotinate phosphoribosyltransferase yields the protein MRYSPLLTDLYELTMVAGYLEEGMEEVPAVFDLFFRHNPFNGGYAVFAGLDTALSYLENLAFDDDELRYLERLDLFKPAFISYLKGFRFRGTVIAPPEGSAVFAGEPLLTVEGGLAEAQFVETALLNILNFQTLVATKAARINRAAQGAAVLEFGLRRAHGPDGALSVARGAYVGGVRSTSNVLAAKEFGIPVRGTHAHSWIMAFPDELSAFRSYARHFPDNCTLLVDTYDTLKSGIPNAVKVAAELRAQGHELAGVRIDSGDLAFLSREARAVLDRAGFPQVKIVASNELDEFVIESVRKDGGRVDIYGVGTRLATCCGEGGGALGGVYKLVRLDGRPRLKVTSDVAKATLPDKKRLLRAIAPDGTFIQDVIVLDGERLSPGTIVFDPTNPLRYKAIPLDARLVDLRAPVMERGKRCAPPASLESAAETWAVQEKFLPAGTDRLINPHVYKVSISPGLSALRLRLIEEIQSKL
- a CDS encoding tetratricopeptide repeat protein, encoding MKRPWVTLLFVAMVPATQAFPGVGQASHPVLQQEEYWDASDWYLSGLALNSAGMYPEAAEAFRMALSIEPRNPLCWLNFGTDLALAGDYPGAIHALERSLKLSPDLSLGYSNLGEVYFRAGQFRRSIETFGTLLELQPQDANARYKRGLAFLLLGERTSALTEYALLRDVDPILAGRLLKAIDHKE
- the rfbB gene encoding dTDP-glucose 4,6-dehydratase, yielding MNILVTGGCGFIGSNFVRLLLESDRSFRLVNLDKLTYAGNLGNLADLSGDPRYRFVKGDICDREVVDRIIAEESIDRIVHFAAESHVDRSIDGPAEFVRTNVVGTFTLLEAARSAWLGGGKDAGERRFLHVSTDEVYGSLGETGYFTETTPYDPRSPYSASKASSDHLVSAYCHTYALPVLITNCSNNYGPHHFPEKLIPLIILNALKGQELPVYGDGSNVRDWLYVADHCRAILTVLERGVVGETYNIGGNSEKRNLEVVETVCDILDEVAPPLSGNAPRRSLIRFVKDRPGHDQRYAIDAGKIRNDLGWTPEVTFEEGIRRTIDWYLANPEWSAAILSGSYQDYYSSMYSERLQERGGESAAPAG
- the rfbC gene encoding dTDP-4-dehydrorhamnose 3,5-epimerase produces the protein MKVIATDIPDVLIVEPRVFGDERGYFYESFNQRTWEELTGLKTDFVQDNHSRSTKNVLRGLHYQIEHSQGKLVRATLGEVYDVAVDIRRSSPTFGKWVGVVLSAENKRQLWVPQGFAHGFVVLSDVAEFLYKTTDYWFVEHERTIIWNDPELGIEWPLAGEPVLAKKDAAGLPFRAAETYP
- a CDS encoding sugar nucleotidyltransferase, which produces MKIILPVAGKGTRLRPHTHTKAKSLVRVAGKTVLEHIVSRLLPLEPEELIFIVDENGSQISDFMEEKFSAATCRYVVQQERKGPAHAVHLAAPFVAPGDDLLVVFNDTIFVADLTLIPSLCRDCDGLIYSKEVEDYQRFGVNVLQEEFIVNMVEKPETPVSRLAQVGLYYLKDAASFMAFLAETIAAGDMVKGEFYLPSVFMRMIGAGRKFRAPEIDAWLDCGKPETLLETNRYLLAGWHSSEGEVVNSVLIEPVHVEKGAVVRDSIIGPHVSIAAGSVVEHSIIRESIVNSNSEVRNMVLHDSILGDAIQLTGSSRRLNVGDHSIIDMHG
- a CDS encoding response regulator, which translates into the protein MGVALKDIRILVVDDELFFRRVLTDMLTKMGFTVVAEAADGNEAVAKFRQFRPHVTIMDIYMPEKNGIEATREMIALNRNAAVLVCSASDFDSDTQAAIDVGARGTLMKPFAPKEVYQGIVKALTTKRESPSG
- a CDS encoding type 1 glutamine amidotransferase — translated: MFAIIQNDPEVPAGSCTDLLRAAGAEGRTFLPCDNDPLPDPASLGGIIVLGGTMGVHEREEFPYLSEVESFMKGALRLRVPLLGICLGGQLLAHASGGSVTPRSPHGEKGICQVSLTSGGCADPLFSGVPATFTTFQWHYDSFLPPAGATLLASSSRCPWQAFRCCDHAYGVQFHPEVDRAIVSGWSSPSGEAPAIVSSFDAARPVFEAHNHTILSNFIRIAINARRP